In Monodelphis domestica isolate mMonDom1 chromosome 4, mMonDom1.pri, whole genome shotgun sequence, one DNA window encodes the following:
- the monDomV1R1245 gene encoding vomeronasal 1 receptor monDomV1R1245 gives MSVLDTVLGVIFLSQTGVGVLGNSFLCFYIFTLFSSRRARPMHVILAQLTMTNIIGLISRGFPEGVFFLQKGYLLGNLGCKMVFYVQRVSRGLSIGTTFLLSAFQAVTVSPSNSRLAKVKVQKLIRPSCVSLWIFNMILEINVPLYVTGPRSHNSSYTGGFDLLYCYWGKVSQGITILPSLRDILFVGGLVCSSGYIVFLLDRHHQRVQYIHSESLSSGTSPELKATETVLMLVSIFVCAYCISCGITLYKVYVTHLGVQVMNVGTFAALCFPTISPFLLIHRGAV, from the coding sequence ATGTCTGTATTGGACACCGTCCTGGGGGTTATCTTCCTTTCTCAGACTGGAGTTGGGGTCCTGGGCaactccttcctttgcttttacaTCTTCACTTTGTTCAGCAGCCGCAGGGCAAGGCCGATGCATGTCATTCTGGCCCAACTGACAATGACTAATATCATAGGGCTCATCTCCAGGGGATTCCCAGAAGGTGTTTTCTTTTTGCAGAAAGGTTACTTACTGGGAAACCTAGGCTGTAAAATGGTCTTTTACGTCCAAAGGGTCAGCCGGGGCCTCTCCATTGGGACCACCTTCCTCCTGAGTGCTTTTCAGGCTGTCACCGTTAGTCCCAGCAACTCTAGGTTGGCCAAAGTCAAAGTCCAGAAGCTCATCAGGCCCTCATGTGTCTCCTTGTGGATATTCAACATGATCCTAGAAATAAATGTGCCATTATATGTAACTGGACCGAGGAGCCACAACAGCAGTTACACAGGTGGATTTGATCTCCTTTACTGCTACTGGGGAAAGGTGTCACAAGGAATTACTATCCTGCCCTCCCTTCGAGATATCCTTTTTGTCGGAGGCTTGGTCTGCTCCAGCGGCTACATAGTCTTTCTGCTGGACAGGCATCATCAGAGAGTCCAGTACATTCACAGCGAGAGCCTCTCCTCAGGGACATCTCCAGAGCTCAAGGCCACTGAAACGGTGCTGATGCTGGTGAGCATCTTTGTTTGTGCTTACTGCATCAGCTGTGGCATCACGCTCTACAAAGTGTACGTGACTCACCTTGGTGTCCAGGTGATGAATGTGGGTACCTTTGCTGCACTGTGTTTTCCAACCATCAGCCCCTTTTTGCTGATTCACAGGGGCGCAGTTTAA
- the monDomV1R1245 gene encoding vomeronasal 1 receptor monDomV1R1245 isoform X1 yields the protein MSLIMRHCLIAFHLFSHAMSSGASITPSKPMSVLDTVLGVIFLSQTGVGVLGNSFLCFYIFTLFSSRRARPMHVILAQLTMTNIIGLISRGFPEGVFFLQKGYLLGNLGCKMVFYVQRVSRGLSIGTTFLLSAFQAVTVSPSNSRLAKVKVQKLIRPSCVSLWIFNMILEINVPLYVTGPRSHNSSYTGGFDLLYCYWGKVSQGITILPSLRDILFVGGLVCSSGYIVFLLDRHHQRVQYIHSESLSSGTSPELKATETVLMLVSIFVCAYCISCGITLYKVYVTHLGVQVMNVGTFAALCFPTISPFLLIHRGAV from the coding sequence ATGAGCCTCATCATGAGACATTGTTTGATTgcttttcatctcttctctcaTGCTATGTCCAGTGGGGCCTCCATAACACCCTCCAAGCCCATGTCTGTATTGGACACCGTCCTGGGGGTTATCTTCCTTTCTCAGACTGGAGTTGGGGTCCTGGGCaactccttcctttgcttttacaTCTTCACTTTGTTCAGCAGCCGCAGGGCAAGGCCGATGCATGTCATTCTGGCCCAACTGACAATGACTAATATCATAGGGCTCATCTCCAGGGGATTCCCAGAAGGTGTTTTCTTTTTGCAGAAAGGTTACTTACTGGGAAACCTAGGCTGTAAAATGGTCTTTTACGTCCAAAGGGTCAGCCGGGGCCTCTCCATTGGGACCACCTTCCTCCTGAGTGCTTTTCAGGCTGTCACCGTTAGTCCCAGCAACTCTAGGTTGGCCAAAGTCAAAGTCCAGAAGCTCATCAGGCCCTCATGTGTCTCCTTGTGGATATTCAACATGATCCTAGAAATAAATGTGCCATTATATGTAACTGGACCGAGGAGCCACAACAGCAGTTACACAGGTGGATTTGATCTCCTTTACTGCTACTGGGGAAAGGTGTCACAAGGAATTACTATCCTGCCCTCCCTTCGAGATATCCTTTTTGTCGGAGGCTTGGTCTGCTCCAGCGGCTACATAGTCTTTCTGCTGGACAGGCATCATCAGAGAGTCCAGTACATTCACAGCGAGAGCCTCTCCTCAGGGACATCTCCAGAGCTCAAGGCCACTGAAACGGTGCTGATGCTGGTGAGCATCTTTGTTTGTGCTTACTGCATCAGCTGTGGCATCACGCTCTACAAAGTGTACGTGACTCACCTTGGTGTCCAGGTGATGAATGTGGGTACCTTTGCTGCACTGTGTTTTCCAACCATCAGCCCCTTTTTGCTGATTCACAGGGGCGCAGTTTAA